The DNA region CGCTACTTGCGGGTGGAGTACGATGACTCGGGGGCAATTGGGCGCCGATACCGTCGGCAAGACGAGATTGGCACACCATTTTGCATCACCATAGACGGTCAGACGCTCCGAGATGAGACTGTGACGGTTCGGGACCGGGATACGATGGAGCAGGTCCGTATCCCGTTGAACCAAGTCTTAGCCTACCTTCACGAGCGGATCCAGCTTCCCGTTCCGTAGGGCGATGATGAAGAGTGTGCGTCGGTGGCTTGTGGTTGCTGGGTTCTGCGGCGTGGTCGCCGGGATTACGGTCTTGAGGTTAGCGGCCGTGGCTCAAGAGCCCTTCGTGATGAAGATGACCAAGGCCTTGGACATCTTCACGGCTGTACTGCGGCAGCTAATTACCCAGTACGTCGAACCGATTGATCCTGAGGAGCTGCTGCAGAGCTCGTTGGAGGTCATGCTGAAGCAGATAGACCCATACACGCGCTACATTGACGAAAGCGGCAGCGACGAGCTGGATATACTCTCGACGGGCTCGTATACGGGGATTGGGATCGTCGCTGGCATGCAGGATGACAGCCTGTTGACGGTGCTGGAGGTCCACGAGCATTCCGATGCTTGGCGTGCTGGCATCCGTGTCGGCGATCGGCTCCTCCAGCTTGACTCAACAGTCGTGCTGAAGCTGCCGCCGCGGAGGCTGCGACAGTACACCCGTGGGGAGCCTGGCACTGTAGTTCGCGTTGTGCTCTTACGAGAGCGCCTGTCAGGCGGCTACGACACGCTTCGGTTGCAAGTGCGGCGCGAGGAGATTCGCCTCCCCGCTGTCACGGTCGTGCGCCTCTTCGATGACGGCGTCGGTTATATTCGGCTGGAGCGGTTCTCTCGACGCGCGACAGAAGAAGTACGGCAAGCGCTTCAGCAGCTACAACAGCGGGCGTCCCTTCGGGGACTCATCATAGACGTGCGGGACAATCCTGGTGGGTTACTGGACGTTGCCGTCAATATCTGTGGGCTCTTCGTACCGCAGAACACTCCGCTGTTGACGATCCGAGGCCGAGATCCACAGCAGGACCGCGTCTACTACGCCTACGTCACTCCGGTAGAGACAGAGCTGCCGTTAGCGATCCTCATCGACCAAGGCAGTGCCAGTGCCTCAGAGATCCTAGCGGGGGTGCTTCAGGACCTGGACCGGGCGCTCATCGTCGGGAGCCCGTCAGTTGGGAAAGGTTCCGTGCAG from Candidatus Kapaibacterium sp. includes:
- a CDS encoding S41 family peptidase translates to MMKSVRRWLVVAGFCGVVAGITVLRLAAVAQEPFVMKMTKALDIFTAVLRQLITQYVEPIDPEELLQSSLEVMLKQIDPYTRYIDESGSDELDILSTGSYTGIGIVAGMQDDSLLTVLEVHEHSDAWRAGIRVGDRLLQLDSTVVLKLPPRRLRQYTRGEPGTVVRVVLLRERLSGGYDTLRLQVRREEIRLPAVTVVRLFDDGVGYIRLERFSRRATEEVRQALQQLQQRASLRGLIIDVRDNPGGLLDVAVNICGLFVPQNTPLLTIRGRDPQQDRVYYAYVTPVETELPLAILIDQGSASASEILAGVLQDLDRALIVGSPSVGKGSVQSVLSLPHGASLRLTTSRYYMPSGRSPQKMPLPLLAAKQPEPPQPFFTRNGRRVEGNVGIIPDTIVSAEDSLPEPIRWLQREGWLFRFATAYAAQYTQPPFRSAPATLLTELERFLEQHKEAARLYPTTAALTKAVEGAPDHLPPAAVRQLERLLQQSRQQEPSLLLRYREALLPLLEREILARFLPARQLQERFLQYDRQLAAAAALVKSQRYYQILALTPNR